From Elephas maximus indicus isolate mEleMax1 chromosome 1, mEleMax1 primary haplotype, whole genome shotgun sequence, a single genomic window includes:
- the NCBP2AS2 gene encoding protein NCBP2AS2 isoform X1, translating into MWGAADRKARATCPGFRGAAERMVFRRLLAALLHSSQLVERLSESWPIRRAAQLTAFALLQAQLRGKEAARRAARFRDAFKQELRRGLRDRPGSPPEVIRIREPRPNRQSL; encoded by the exons ATGTGGGGCGCCGCCGACCGGAAGGCTAGAGCCACGTGCCCCGGGTTCCGGGGAGCTGCGGAGAGGATGGTGTTTCGGCGGCTGCTTGCAGCTCTGCTGCACAGCTCGCAGCTGGTGGAGCGTCTCTCGGAGTCGTGGCCCATCCGGCGTGCGGCACAGCTCACGGCCTTCGCGCTGTTGCAGGCCCAGCTGCGCGGTAAGGAGGCGGCCCGGCGCGCTGCCCGCTTCAGAGACGCCTTCAAACAAGAACTGCGCCGCGGCCTCCGGGACCGCCCGGGGTCACCACCAG AGGTCATACGCATTAGAGAACCCAGACCAAACCGACAATCTCTCTGA
- the NCBP2AS2 gene encoding protein NCBP2AS2 isoform X2 codes for MWGAADRKARATCPGFRGAAERMVFRRLLAALLHSSQLVERLSESWPIRRAAQLTAFALLQAQLRGKEAARRAARFRDAFKQELRRGLRDRPGSPPGSRKGPGADP; via the coding sequence ATGTGGGGCGCCGCCGACCGGAAGGCTAGAGCCACGTGCCCCGGGTTCCGGGGAGCTGCGGAGAGGATGGTGTTTCGGCGGCTGCTTGCAGCTCTGCTGCACAGCTCGCAGCTGGTGGAGCGTCTCTCGGAGTCGTGGCCCATCCGGCGTGCGGCACAGCTCACGGCCTTCGCGCTGTTGCAGGCCCAGCTGCGCGGTAAGGAGGCGGCCCGGCGCGCTGCCCGCTTCAGAGACGCCTTCAAACAAGAACTGCGCCGCGGCCTCCGGGACCGCCCGGGGTCACCACCAGGTAGCCGGAAGGGCCCGGGCGCAGACCCTTAA